GTTGTTTAGGGTGTCTTCTGTACCTGCTGCTGTACCTGGTGTTGCTACTGGAGTATTCCCTGCTGTTATGATATGGCCGTTAACTGTTAGGTTAGCTACTGTGACATTCTGGACTGTTAGGTTGCCGGCTATGACGACATCGTCTGTAACTGTTAGGCTCTTCATAGTTACTGGGCCGGTGACATTTAGGTTACCTACTACATTTAAGTTACCCTGTATGGTTCCACCATTGGTAAGGTCTAGGATGTTGTTAGAGGCAGGTTGGAGGGAGTTTTCTAGGGTAGTGAGACGAGCTTGGGCATCGGTAATCATGGCTTGTTGTTCTTGGACTGCACCAATGAGAGGAGTGACTAAAGCCCCATAACTTAGTCGCAAATATCCGTCTTCACCCGTCGTAACAAATTCAGGTAATACTTCTTGCACGTCTTGTGCTAATAAGCCCATAGACATTTTTCCTGATAGATTAGTGTTCAATTTATAGTATGTAGGCTGTAGTTGCATTATTTTAGATAGATTGCTCTCAGCATTACCGTAAGTAGTTTTCAGCCTTGAGTCTGAAGTACAGCTAGGAGATAAGTCGTCACCTATTAAACAATCGTAGCCACCTCTTACAGACAAATTCATCCGCCTGGCTGGATCACCTATGGTCACCCACTGATTACCCCAATCAGTTCTTATTGATATGGAGGCTATTCCATCAGCACCTAAGTAGCCAGTACCAGCAGCGCCAGTCCAAATGCGAAATTGAGACAATCCATTAGTTACATATAGTGCACCACCCAGCCATGTTGTATTGTCTTCTAAGTCAACCTCAAGCGGCCACCTAGAGTTGTATTGGCACCAATTTGTATCATTGGTACCACAGCCTCTAAGAACATAAAATCTATTACTATTAACATGCACCATAGCACTTCTGTGGTCTGTGTCTGTGAGTTGAATTGTAGGGCTACCGTTGTTAATATGCAAATATCCACTTGTATAAATCGACCCATTAACTGCCAGCTTGTATCCATTAGGGTTCGTATAGCCTATAGCGACATTACCGCCAGCTTGTATCCTAATTCTTTCAGAATTGCTTGTTCTAAATGTCATATCTGTGGCAGTTTGCGTACCGATAAAAGGTAGGCCACTAGTTGTGCCCATTAGCAGTTTCGCTGTACCATCTGCAATTGTCATATATGCATCGCCTGTCTTTGCAATTTGGAAAAGCTCATTAGAGTTTAATATTGCAACAGGGTTTGGCCCAACAGTAAGCGTTGCCGTTGGATTACTCGTCCCTATACCCACATTACCGTCTGAAGCTCGCACAAATATACGATCTGTAGTACCTGTTCGCAAGTGTATATTTGCGCTTCCTGTAAGATTGCCGAGAGTGCTCTGAATAACAAATCCACCCGTTCCAGCCCATAATAGTCCTGCTACATTTGTCGCAGTAGTAGCAGAACGCACTAATAAGCCAGAGCTACTGTCAGCGGTTGGCTGCAGTATGTCTATTTGTCTAGCTGCGCTTGATAAATTTATGCCTATTCCCGTTGGTACAGTCAACGAGCCGTCTGTATTAAACGTAGACGTAAAGCTAGTGACGTAATTAGTTTGCCTGTTAGTGACTATTTTAACTGAGCCATCAGCTGTTAAGTACAGTTCTTCTGCAGTTGTTCCGGCGACTATACCTAAGTCACTTACAAGAGCTACTCCATTATCACCAGCGTGTAGCAGTACTGAGCTATCAGAATACTGAGCAAAACCCCCTTGGTCAGTCATTCTATACATGCCGCCACCAGGCCAAGAGAGTCTATTGGTGGCTGTGGCTGCATTGAGTGTTAAAGCATTAAATGTTGGGCTATTTGTAGTGGCTATACTTTGCGGTAGGCTTAAGGTTATGTTGCTACCGCTTGGTGTAACGGTTACTTGGTTTGCAGTACCTTGAATGCTTAATGCGCCTGTTAGACTGTTCAAACTGGCGACACCTGACCCGGCTAGGGCAAAAGCACTAGAGTTCAAACCATCCAAGGTATCAGCGTCTAACCCTGAACCTGTACCGTCGTTCCCACTATGCCATACCTTCACCCATGCTGCACTTCCATTTCCAGAAGTTTGCCTAAAATATAGTTCATTAATATTATTGTAATTACTTGCAAACTGCATAGAGTAATAATTACCTGTATTGCTATGCGTGCTGGAAAGTAGTTGGTACCAGCCACCGGTATCGGCTGGCCAACCTTCTGCAATAGTTGCAGATGATGTTTGGTAGAAACCACTTTCAGTGCGAACAGATATATCATCTTTTGTCGCGACCAGAATACCACTTGTAGACTGTAGAATTCTAGCACTTGCTGTAATGTCACCAGTTACACCAAGTGTGCCACCAATGGTGGCATTGTTGGTAACACTAAGACCAGTACCTGTACCCGTTGCATTGAGCCCACCGCTAGCTGTTAGCCCACCACTAAAGGTAGACGCTGTAGCAGTGCTGGCTCCTCTACCAGTAACAGTAGCGAGGGTATCTGCTTCAGAAAATGAGGTCAGACACGTAGCAGTGGTACAGACGGTACCACTAGTAGGTAGAGTTAAGTTAGTCGCACCAGTAGTTGTAAAGAATCACCCGCCCCATTTAACGCTATGTCGTCATTAAATGTATTTTGCCGGTGAATGTCTGCGTAGCATTAAGTAGTGCTACATTGCTGCTTAATCTAGCATCAGCAACTGTTCCGCTAGTAATTTGATTTCCGTTTATAGCTATGGCTGTGTTGCCTGCTGCAGTTAGCCTACCTTGGGCATCTACTGTGAATGTAGCTACACTCGACGCACTTCCGTAGCTATTAGCACTTACACTAGTATTAGCTAGATTTATGGTTGTGCTACCACCCAAAGCAACAGAGCCACCGCCACTTAGGCCTGTACCTGCTGTAACAGTTAGAGCACCAGAACCTGTGAGGTATGTGTTCGCTATAGTATTACCTTGGTAAGTAACATTTTGAGGACGCCGCCGCCAGTTAGGCGAGTAGTGCCGTTGGTTTGAAGATTACCTGTAGATGAAAGATTTAGACTATCCCCAGTTGCTAAGTCTAAGGGTTAGCAGCACCACGGTATAGGTCAACATCAGCACCAAAGCGTAGTGGATAGGTAGAGCTAGAATCCCCACTCTATTATTAGCCGCATCTACAAATA
The Candidatus Nomurabacteria bacterium DNA segment above includes these coding regions:
- a CDS encoding tail fiber domain-containing protein, which encodes MQFASNYNNINELYFRQTSGNGSAAWVKVWHSGNDGTGSGLDADTLDGLNSSAFALAGSGVASLNSLTGALSIQGTANQVTVTPSGSNITLSLPQSIATTNSPTFNALTLNAATATNRLSWPGGGMYRMTDQGGFAQYSDSSVLLHAGDNGVALVSDLGIVAGTTAEELYLTADGSVKIVTNRQTNYVTSFTSTFNTDGSLTVPTGIGINLSSAARQIDILQPTADSSSGLLVRSATTATNVAGLLWAGTGGFVIQSTLGNLTGSANIHLRTGTTDRIFVRASDGNVGIGTSNPTATLTVGPNPVAILNSNELFQIAKTGDAYMTIADGTAKLLMGTTSGLPFIGTQTATDMTFRTSNSERIRIQAGGNVAIGYTNPNGYKLAVNGSIYTSGYLHINNGSPTIQLTDTDHRSAMVHVNSNRFYVLRGCGTNDTNWCQYNSRWPLEVDLEDNTTWLGGALYVTNGLSQFRIWTGAAGTGYLGADGIASISIRTDWGNQWVTIGDPARRMNLSVRGGYDCLIGDDLSPSCTSDSRLKTTYGNAESNLSKIMQLQPTYYKLNTNLSGKMSMGLLAQDVQEVLPEFVTTGEDGYLRLSYGALVTPLIGAVQEQQAMITDAQARLTTLENSLQPASNNILDLTNGGTIQGNLNVVGNLNVTGPVTMKSLTVTDDVVIAGNLTVQNVTVANLTVNGHIITAGNTPVATPGTAAGTEDTLNNISAPQVTIEGNDTAGTITIVAGANTTAGTLAEVTFNQAFGNTPKVVITGQDIDSASIQVFATPTANGFTFGTPNTTQTSKTYKYSYFVIE